In the Vespa crabro chromosome 22, iyVesCrab1.2, whole genome shotgun sequence genome, aaaaaaagaaaaatgaaaggccGTAATACATTTGCCTTGACAATTGTTCGATAACGTTCGTAACTATACGAACACatagtttatttttaatcgaactaCCGtagtataattttgttatacttttttgaaaaaaaaaaaaaaaaaaaaaatatatatatatatatatatatatttaggtaCTGGGAAAATCGTGGAATGAAACGTTTAGCGGcgtctaaaaaaaatatacaatatacagtTTATTTCATGTATATTCTACATCGAGCAGGTGTAATTGCGtttgaacatttttaatacgattaagaAAATGGTGATGTGTGGgtgggagggggggggagggtgagtaggaaggaggaggaggcgaagggcagataataatagtagagaAATGGctaaaaggagaaatatttACACATCTTCACCAAGGGATGAACGAGGGAGCGAATGATGAGGGGTGGGTTTTGTGtttgtaaaaaaacaaaaaaacaaaaaaaagaaagtaagaaaaacaaggaagaaaaaaaaaacaagaagagaaaaataatacgaaaaacaaggaaagatagaaaggaagaaacttAACGATCTAACGCTCAATTATGCTTACGCTATTACCGAAGGTAATATATAAGTTTCGTTTACTTGCGGACCGAgaacattaaagaaaaaaattaaaataaaataaaaacaaaaaccgtGGTAAAGAGGGCCCATAGGGGGTGGGAGGCTGGGAGGTGATGGGTTGGAAACGTATGGGAGAGATACAATTTCTCTCGAAAGTAATCactatttttcaataattctaTGATAATGATTTCAACCCCTAATGTTTCGATGCTTTACGACGTaatggaagagaaaataataagtatacgaaaacaaaaaaaaaaaagaaaaagaaaaaacgaaaaaaagaaaaaaaaagaaaacattacaATTTGGAAGCTCATTCTCAAAAGCGTGTAACTTTCATCGTTCTTTTGTTTCGTGTGTCCGTCTTTCtgcgtttgtgtgtgtgtgtgtgcgtgtgtgttctttcttttttttttttttcctttttttatccatatcctttttgcttttttctttttcgttttttctttcaaaccaTACAACGGaacgatttaaaattaatttctaggACGTGCTCGAAGGGGAATTGGTAGGGCACCGGCCGGAAGTGGCGGTACGCCAGGCggtaaattttcttcttcgggTTCTTGCTCGATTCTACCATCTTGCAAATCCCCATCCAAACTGGGTTGCGTCGTTGGTACGTCACAATCCTCGGTAGGTGGTACGACGCATCTCAATGATCGTCTATCGAACACCAACATGGCTGGGCATCTTTGTAAACGTGGATAACCACCTTGGCATTGCCAATAACGATTGCAAGACTTTCCTAATGGTACGTTGCCGTTAGCGTCGTCATTACAAAGTGctgtaatacatatacacatatatatcattaattaatcgtttcatatacatacacacacacatacatatatatatatatatatatacagaaaaagaaggaagaaaaaaaaaacaagaagaaaaaatcaatgtaCATAATCATTGTACAAcataatcattgaaaaaatcaatgtatatatatatatatatatatatatatatatatatatttcatatatacatatcatatataaatttatactatatatatatttatattatattatatataatatgtatattttttacctATGTATTAACATACttgtcattatatatattatatataaatttatattatacatatatttatattatattatatataatatgtatattttttacttacgtatttacatacttgtcattgttttattgtatataaatatatatatatatatatatatatatatatatatataaaacatataacaaaatgacatgtaatataaagtaagtaagttacttacttatttacttaattgtctcgaatattaatcaatgtactcctctctctctttctctctctctctctctttctctctctcactcaatcactcatttattcttttctctcgaaatCTCGTTTTTCAATGTGGTGGAAgaacaaaaacagaaaaagaaaagaaagaaggaaaaaaagtgaaaaagaactgaaggaaggaaaagaaactaaaagaaTCACGCGaaggttaaagaaaaaaaaaagaaaaaaagagaagaaaataaaaaagagagaagagatatcGAAGAGAAAGGCATAACGAGTCgagattactttcttttttttttcttttttcttgttttctcctcccttcccctccctccctccctctctgtcactctctctctctctctctctctctctctctctctcttcttttttctgtctttctcgctcgatcaatgagaaaatttttaacgagATAATATATACAAGGTTTCAATACTCACGATGCTTTTGACAACCCTCGACATTCTCGGGCCAATCGCAGGACCGTGCCCTTTCGTTATAAAGTAGACCACCAATACACAATTGTTCGGTAGCAGTGCCATTCCAACAAGTCCAATATCTCGTGCAAGATGTCTCATGGCCAAATATACCATAAAGCCAATCGCAATGGTCCGCTGATATTGGTGGATTAGCTTGGCGTTTACCATCACAGTAATTAGCTCTCCATGGATAATCACAACCCTCTGTTACACCCCTATGTTTTCCAGCGAATACGAGACCATTAGGGCAATCAAATAATTCTGGTCTACCGTTAACGCATTCCCAATAACGATCGCAATATTCAATATCGCCGACCACTCTTGATTTTGTCTGACAAGGATCCTCCTGATGTTGCTTCTGACCGTAACAttctgaaatatttaattcttttttaattatatgaacgattattattattattactattattattattattattattattattattattattattattattactattattgttattttatttctgtttttttttaaacacgaCGTTTGCGAAATCTTAAATCACGTTCCTCGTGATACCATCGTTAAGGATTCTCAAGGACGAAATGCGTAAAAGAGATGCCACGCATTTGCAATgtttcatcatcatcgtcatcatcatcaaggAAAACGTGTGtttgtatacgtgtgtatttgtgtgtgtgtgtgtctctttcgaattaaaaattttcacacgtctttctttttttattcccttggtttttttttgtcttcttcttcttcttcttcttcttcttctttcttttttgattttacaaCAAGTTTGAAAGTCACTCTCGATGAGcgcataaataaattcattgaacGTGTCATCGTAGTTGTTGGCGACGTCAGCGTCGGCGTCCATGACATTATGAATATCGAATTATATTCCTGGTTTTGTACTTTCTATGGTTTCATTTTAAACTCAATGATTTATTCATACGTTCctcaagaaaaattattctaaatattggtggtgttaataattatttcgttattctcGCCGTTCACATTTATATTGATCGTTGAAATTATCttggaatattattttgtaatatttgaaGGTCACAATGGAAATACGCGATAATCGCAAATATACGTTTTTTTACatgttaacaaattttttctttcacattgtatatatttattaatagatatgctttataattattgataatgaaccaattgaaatttgaaattcgTAAAAAGTTTAAGGCAGTTTCATAAATATGCCTTTTGTTCGAATTTTTCCACAGatagtaattaaaattttttgtgaattattacaaaaaaaaaaaaaaaagaaaaaagaaaaataaattaaaaaaaggaaaaagaataataaacaattgaGATCTAAAATCTTCGCGATGCtttttcataaaagaaaaattgtaaaatttgtCCGccatattgataaaatattgtcattcatttatattttattcctaattgaatcttaataaaaaaaaaaaagaacctgaattgaaatcaattaaatttaattattagacGTCGATTTGAACAatgtagaaaaatgatttatctcGAAATTGTGATCGTCCAAGTATCGTGAAATATCTTCTAATACCAGCCgatcgaataattaaataaaaaaaaaaaaaaaaaaaaaaacagaaaagaaaagtaattaagTTTCTCAAATATACTACGTTTAATCGCgatagataattaaaataaattatcttttccCGATTGATTCTGAAGCAaacgttgaaaaataattctcaCATCGTTATTTGATTAAGAATGTAAATActttacgtatttatgtaaCGCATTTCTCTCTTAGATAATGTAATACTAATTAAATCGGAAATCAGGTATTCACTGACATTTTACAACTAAATATGTACGAGCGCGATTAGAAAAGATaaggtaattaaaaaaaaaaaaaaaaaaaaaagaaaaaagaaaaaagaaaaaaggaaaggaatgaagaaaaatgaaaagaaacaaaacgagaagaaaaaagaaaaagaaataaaataaaaagaaactagtATGACCATAGAGTGGTGAAAGTGTAACGAGTTTTGTCGCGAAATGTTAACTGGGAattgttggaaaaaaaaaataaaaaaaaaaagttcacgTAAAgcgtacataaataaataaataaataaatagagtgagagagagagagagagagagagagagaaagagagaaaatagttgTTATAGGACGTTCGATCAACGAGACTTGTCATTCTCGTCTGATATATAGTAAATACTGcatcatatatttaataatgtcaTTAACTTTTACATTCTCACATTGCGGTAATAAGAGTACGAACGCTTTCACCGAACGTGCTAATTTCCTTCCAACgttaatgtatttaaaaattacgttaataaaacTAAATGAAAGTTGGATTGgcttatttgaaaaaaaaaggaaagaaatataataattgtcttAATGGACTTTTcaatagaagaaaagtaaatctaaaattgatatatatatatatatgaacaaaatatgtagataatatttattaaaaaatattcatcaataaaatttctacGACGAAACGTTCCATATCGAAAGTTTGCAAGTAAAtgctaaattaaaaaaaaaaaaaaaaaaaaaaaaagaaaaagatatcatttaataaaaccTATATCCTATGAGTTATCTTTAaatttacgaataaaaatatggcCGACACAGGCGACTCAAGAAAACTACgataatacataatacataattatctattattagcaatgaaatgattaaagaaatgtataaaataaaataatattttactttaatcGTACCTaaggataattatttaattaatacgaacgaaaaatatcgttcaatataatttatcaattaattacacGATACATAATAAAATCCCTTTAATGGTAtctaaaatgattattacatatgtacgCATGTAAATAATCATAGTAAGGAAGTCGTTAAACGGGTGAACGTTccaaaaagattaatataattcgatcgatatgGCATTTCGTTTTAAAACTTACACGAATAAAAGTATGTAAATAGTAATGTATAAGTTTAAGGTGGGAAGTCGGCCAGTATCTCGCTCCCAAGAGTGCGCTCTCTCGTGGATTATACGAGTGAAAGTTCCTAGCCTTGACTCGCAACCTTCGTGGCAAACCTCGCCTTGTATCTCGCCTCTCCCATCATCAAACTCTCCGGAATATTTACGGTATTAATATCAAAACTTTTAAtgccatttaaaaaaaaaaatatatatatatatatgtttttctaaaaatacTTCCAATATCACGAATCAAATTGATTAATTGTAATTTGTTTAACGAGAAGGTATTTgtcgatttataatattttctctttttttatcgagaaaCAATCACCTCAATGAGAgtgaaattgattttattttaataaaagataagaagaaattgaAACATATTCATACATAGTTGGagtaaaaattcaattattgatataatttatcttttaatctatcttttaaatataaaaaaaaatatatatatatatatattatttttcttaaaaattggAATACTTTGATCTAAAGTGATTAATGTAGAATATGattaagatgaaaaaaaggaaagaaataaaaaagaaatcaagaaaattctctataatatatatatatatatatgtgatatagtttcaaaaatttcaatatctcgattcaaattgattaatcaataatcatcgatatatcaaattttataatgcaAAATGATCTCCCAAaggaaattgaaattaattttcacaaaaaagggaaaaacataacaacaatgacaaaacTAATGtaaaaagtttcatttttcTGCAAAATTCTAATACCTcgatttaaatcgatttaatcgtAAGAAGATctgtattaaaattttctgaattttttcattgaaaataatcaacTTATGCTGATCGATATcgatacgaaaaataaaatagaaaataggaaaaaaaaaaataaaaagaaagaaagacgaataaaaaaaaaaaagcaaaactaGAGCAAAATATTCGATAGAGGTATGTCATTTTATGTCGATAAAATGATCTTCtatcaatataatattgaccaatcgaataatgaaaaatgtttatgCGAACAAATTTCTAAAAGCGCATCTACAAATTTCACACATTCAAACAATTATCTCCTCCCGTTGTGTTTTACATTGttcgtaaattaaaaaaagaaaaaaaaaaaaagaaaagaaaaacaaagaaacaaaaaccaaaacacaaaaaaaaagaaatggaaagaaaagaaaaatagagatagtaatagaaaaaaagaaaaaaaataagacagagaaagaaaaaaagaatggaataaCAACAAAGACATATTTCAATAGAGTTCATTACACTtgaatatacgtatgtatttacacgtgtgtatgtatgtatgtatatatatacgtgtatatgtattcatATCGATGATATCAAAGGTGTTAAGGTCTAGCTCGGTTAAGCGCACGAACTATTACGGTCAATGACGATTTCTATGTATGTAACTTGAAGATTAACCTTCTTCATGATACTTTTGCAAGAAGGGtgacgtaaaaaaaagaaagagagagagagagagagagagagaaagagagagttgataaaatacataaaaagcATTTTACATCATGCTCTTTCCAAAAGAAGAACCTTTCCAACTAATACACGTAAacacatcatatatatatatatatatatatatatatatatatatatgtatatatatatatatgtacatacaataaAGTCATTCAGTATTTTCATATGAATGAAAGATAACGAttcataaagatataatacgaAACGTATCTTAAAAAGTaatcgaataattataattaaattgaatgattaatttcttctttttttggttcttctttttttgtttttcttttttaatagttCCATCGGTaatgaagaataaataaaaaaagaattattcgaaataattaataaataatcgttcGAATTTTGCCCAGTAAACAATtttgtatcatttattttctttgtcttttttctttctttctttttttttattgtcggtctatgataaaaaaaaatatatatatatatatatatatatatatatatatatatatatacataaaatgttttatggatgatttatgaattattatcacgTTGGAACGTAAACGTGGCAAGTAGGAGGAGACATATCATTGAACGAGTCTCTTATGTAAGGGACGCAATATAGAAACGGTGTACAGAAAACGGTGCCGACGTTCTTTAAGCGAACGCTTTTACTTTCCCTTCTTTTACGACTCCTTTTAAAGAGTATGAGAGCCTTTGGTATGTGTTAGATGGCTCCACCAAagctattttatttattcgatccaCGATTACAAGCCCACGAACTATTACGAATTATAAGTTATccacaatattaatagtaataataataataataataataacgtttggaaaatcttattttatttttcttcctttttttttttatatatcgtaccgtgaattttataagaataaaagaaaaaaaaaagagagtaaaggaaggaagataatataatgaaCGATTTGTGACTTTTAATGCTTCTAAAAAAATGTCGACCGTTTTGAAGAATGATcgtacttttttttgttttttattttttttttttgttttaattaccgaaaaaaagagtaaagaaataaataacgaaCGATTTGtgatattaattcttattaaatgaATATCGATCGTTTTCAAGAATGAtcatagttttttcttttttgtgtatttaattcttaataatttacgattcaatttctataaaagtatcgatcgatttgaaagaattattattacgtcttttgttatctatttatttcatttttaactaACTAACGATTCAATTGcttaagtaaaaaattttgattgattcgaaagaatgattatttttttttctttaccctctctcatataatttctaacaatttataatatacaatttttccatcaataaatgaaaaaaacaaaaaaaaaaaaaaattaaacgatagAATATCTCGCGTCgagatatttaaatgaatgaattgaaTGTATCACGTCGTcagatataaaaatgaattctaCGAATACTAttctatcaataaaaatattttttttcaaaaaaaaaaaaaaaaaaaaaaaaaaaaaagaaaaaaattaccttGACGAAGAAAATGCGatcgaacaaagaaaagaaaataaaagtaatgagaaattttctttcaattctcttttatatcaaTTCAAATCGCAGAGAataagtatgtacatacatatatgtactattTGATTTCCTGTATCTTAGAAGGAACGATCTAACGACGGATCAAATTGCTATATAGATACAATTACGTTCTAACACTGCTAGAGACTATATAACATGGTTCTTTGCTTCCgcgagaaatattttatacatacatacatacatacatacacacacacacacacacatatatatatatatatatatgtatataaaagaaaatgtatgtaCAAGAAAAACGTAGAAGAAAGTAGTTGACTTTTACGAATCGCTCTATAGTTAAtccttatttaattatttgcaaTTGGCTATGTAACAACGCGATTTAACGGGTGCAGTAAAATTTCCAATATCGAACTGTTGGACGGGATGAGGGGTGGAGGGGAGGGGGGcgggaaaggaagagaaggagaagaaggaggagaaggaagagggatGGGGTGGGGTTAGGGAAAAGAATAATGACCGGTTTCGATTGAACCAGATAGAAATTACTTAATGCTACGGCATTCTAGTTTCCGGACTGGACTTGCGTATACTTGCGAGCCTAGACTAGAATCTTAATGACAGATTACGTTAATACCCACTTACTTTActtatatgtatgatataggCTATTGATCCTTCGTTTGTTggtaatcgtattaaaaaaaaaaaaaaaaaaaaaaaaaaagctattattaataataataataataataataataataataataataataataataataatagtaatagtaaagtATGTTACTTATGTTACTTTTAACTTGAACTTTGTATCATTGAATAAatgcatttcttttcttttcatgataattataaaaattgacgtgatttttcataaatttaatatttttatatttgaataatgaAATGTTAGGAAgatacaagagaaagagagagagagagagagagagagagagagagagagagaatgtgtatgtaaatatatttaatattgtttattcagtttgctttttcttttctttttttttttttttttaatttctttttctgatcAGCAAATGATCTTAAAGTAAtgatgtgtgtgtttatgtttgtgtgtaagagtaaataaataattatttatatttaatattatttgtcgGAATGTAAGAGTAAAATACCAATGGATTTAAATATAAGTTCAACAAGAATTTTCATCGAACGTTTATATACACTCGGTAGAATCTTGCTAACGATTAAGCAATCCTAACGCCTCTCTATTGCAAATTATACGACCTACTTGCGTTCCCTCTATGAAACGTGAAATTCCGTTGTGACGCTTGGTTTCATTAAAAgagggaaaacaaaaaattaatttttgttaaatgaagttaattatattacaagagTGGAAAAAGCcctcgctttttttttttcttgatattcGTCATAATAGTCGATCGTAATtcatttaatgataatgacgatgatgataataataaagaatacaaaatattGATGTAACgtaagattaaaaagagagagagagagaaaaaaaaagaaaaaaaaagtgaaaaacaaaataaatatatactatagaatattttcatgaTGTCGATAACAAcaaatctattataatattcttaaaataatgttgacttttaataaatgccattataatatttcttttaaaatgatatttatatttttacaatgataTCAATACTGtatatgatattttcaatatataccgATACCCCGTGTAAtatctttatgataaaaacatacgtacgataattttaatatatatatatatatatatatatatatatatatatatatatatatatatcgatatcatgtataatatttttaatctatgTTCGTACCATTtataatatctctaatatatcgataaagtttataataatttgtacgATGTAATCGATATCGcgtattgataatattttttcaacattCGCGGAAGTATGGTTAACGATTACGGAAACGTTGGAAATAATTTTCCCATGTATGCATCTACGTAAGACAGGAAGAAGTAATGCGAGAATTGAAAACTAATTTCTGCGATGGAAAAATaatagtgaaaaaaagaaataaaaaaaaaaaaataaaaaaataaaaaaaaaataaaaaaaaaaagaaataaaaagaaacgaaagaaaaaataaaagaaacgagagaaaaaaaaagggacagTCTACTTGACGGTATAGAAAGTAAAATCTCTTACGTAACGTCACTGTGCAAAATCGAAACGTGCGACAAATCGCCTAGAGGGCTAAACAAGAATCTTAAAACgcccgtctctctctctctttttttctctctctctctctctctctctctttctctctctttctctctctgtttttctctttctctgtctgtctttctttcattaacgagttaacaagaataaattaaatattaaaagaaggatgaagaaaccaaaagtaaaaaaggaaagagggaaTTAGTAAGAGACGAATAATACATAATGGAagagattaagaaaaaaaaaaacatcaaaaagaaaaaaaaaaaaagaagaagaagaagaaaaaagagaaaaaaagaaaaagaaagaaagaacgaagatgtagaaaatgatgaaagaaaattcaaggaagttgaaagagaaaggagactgtaacaaaaaaaaggagaaagagatagagaaagagagaaagagagaaaaaagagaaaaaagagagagagagagagagagagagaaagagaaataaagagaaagaggtgggGATGAAACAGTCGATGAGCTACTTTCATATTTTCACTCACAAGATCCCAGAGAAAGTTCTTAAGATGTGTGAAATCTGTTGAACGGGAGTCATCATTGTTTAACGATGACGcatgagaaatgaaaaatttaaagataCGTACAAATCGAAAAGTATATAAGTTTCTAACAATCGTCCTCGATCGctataaaagattttaaaattgagaagaaaaggtaaaataaaaaaaaaaaaaatgatcgatccTAACGACtgatagaaggaaaaaggaaacgaaaatagaaaagaaaaaaaaaacaaaaaacaaaagaaaagaaaaaaagcaaaaataaacgtacaaaaagagaaaaaggaaaaaaaaagatcgaccgttgatataattcgtaataattCACCAACGctattaataacaacgataatagtaataataataataataataaaaataataataataataataataataataataataaatgataataatatttattttgataataataaatattacgcttcggtattatatttgaatttcattctattttataaaattgttaatgcAACTAGATCTTGCAATTACaaacaacaataaataaattgtcgtATGACAaacgaacaacaacaataaaaacaataatcataatcaataataacaacgataatcgAATAAAGACAAACGAAGAATGATTAATGACTTCTAAGAagagtttaaaagaaaagaacaaaacgaaacaaagtgaaaaaatattaaaaaaaaaaaaaaaaagaaaaaagaaaaagaggagaaaaaagcgcaagagaaaaaaagcataattgcaggtaaaataaaaataaaaaagaagaagagaaaaaatcaaggaaaaaagaagaaaaacaaaatggcGCAAGAAATGGaggagaacgaaagaagaagaagaagaaataattgacatgtgcgtgcgtgcgtgtgtgtgtgtgtgtgtgtatgtgtggaaGTACgtgtaatatataagaatgaCACAGaagtac is a window encoding:
- the LOC124431726 gene encoding protein obstructor-E-like; protein product: MAGQRVVYLLLLLIFVLIEHECYGQKQHQEDPCQTKSRVVGDIEYCDRYWECVNGRPELFDCPNGLVFAGKHRGVTEGCDYPWRANYCDGKRQANPPISADHCDWLYGIFGHETSCTRYWTCWNGTATEQLCIGGLLYNERARSCDWPENVEGCQKHPLCNDDANGNVPLGKSCNRYWQCQGGYPRLQRCPAMLVFDRRSLRCVVPPTEDCDVPTTQPSLDGDLQDGRIEQEPEEENLPPGVPPLPAGALPIPLRARPRN